A region from the Sphingopyxis lindanitolerans genome encodes:
- a CDS encoding RBBP9/YdeN family alpha/beta hydrolase, which yields MRRDANPTILFVPGLRDHVEDHWQTHQARAIPGSATVEPLDADRLSRAARVGALDAALKAIPGEVILVAHSAGCLTTVHWALAPTRRIRAGLLVTPADIENPLPAGYPEMADLKVGGWMPIPRRTLPFPTLVVASRNDPLCAFERVAGFADAWGAALHDAGDVGHLNPAAGYGPWPEVTALLHRLDQNAAGG from the coding sequence ATGCGGCGCGACGCAAATCCCACCATCCTCTTCGTTCCCGGCCTGCGCGACCATGTCGAGGATCATTGGCAAACCCACCAGGCGCGCGCGATCCCCGGTTCCGCGACCGTCGAACCGCTCGACGCCGACCGGCTGAGCCGCGCGGCGCGGGTGGGCGCGCTCGACGCGGCGCTGAAGGCGATCCCCGGTGAGGTCATCCTCGTCGCGCACAGCGCCGGGTGCCTGACCACGGTCCACTGGGCGCTCGCCCCGACGCGCCGCATCCGCGCCGGGCTGCTCGTCACACCCGCCGATATCGAAAACCCGCTGCCCGCCGGCTATCCCGAAATGGCCGATCTCAAGGTCGGCGGCTGGATGCCGATCCCGCGCCGGACGCTGCCGTTCCCGACGCTCGTCGTCGCGAGCCGCAACGATCCGCTATGCGCCTTCGAGCGCGTTGCCGGTTTCGCCGACGCCTGGGGCGCGGCGCTGCACGACGCGGGCGATGTCGGCCATCTCAATCCGGCGGCGGGCTATGGCCCCTGGCCCGAAGTGACGGCGCTGCTGCACAGGCTGGACCAGAACGCCGCGGGGGGCTGA
- a CDS encoding 3-keto-5-aminohexanoate cleavage protein, whose product MNFLDGHLYPENQQPLIITAAPYAPGWIPSDFPEDIPVTMDEQIQKAVDCYDAGATVLHLHVREADGKGSKRLSMFNELIAGVREAVPEMVIQVGGSISFAPEDDGAAAKWLDDDTRHMLAELDPKPDQVTVTVNTTQMNVTEHAGIDDFKGVSRGDPKLYDTYKDMIVPSNPSWAEEHVRRLSAAGIQSAFQCYNINSFETIERMIRRGVYKGPLALNWVAISGGMDQANIYNLAHFLRALPDGAVLTVESSVLNVLPINMIGIALGLHVRCGIEDVLWNQTRTGKASSVEQIKQLVRISGEFGRPIATAQQAREILQIGVFYDTADETLHANGFAPNRNGGNQGFLRKPV is encoded by the coding sequence ATGAACTTCCTCGACGGCCATCTTTATCCCGAGAACCAGCAGCCGCTGATTATCACCGCCGCGCCCTATGCGCCGGGCTGGATTCCCTCGGACTTCCCCGAAGATATTCCGGTCACGATGGACGAGCAGATCCAGAAAGCGGTCGACTGCTATGACGCCGGCGCCACCGTGCTGCACCTCCATGTGCGCGAAGCCGACGGCAAGGGCAGCAAGCGGCTGTCGATGTTCAACGAGCTGATCGCCGGGGTGCGCGAGGCGGTGCCCGAGATGGTGATCCAGGTCGGCGGCTCGATCAGCTTCGCGCCCGAAGACGACGGCGCGGCGGCGAAGTGGCTCGACGACGATACGCGGCACATGCTCGCCGAACTCGACCCCAAGCCCGACCAGGTGACCGTCACCGTCAACACGACGCAGATGAACGTGACCGAACATGCCGGCATCGACGATTTCAAGGGCGTTTCGCGCGGCGACCCGAAACTTTACGACACCTATAAGGACATGATCGTCCCCTCGAACCCGAGCTGGGCCGAGGAGCATGTCCGGCGGCTGTCGGCCGCCGGAATCCAGAGCGCCTTCCAATGCTACAACATCAACAGCTTCGAGACGATCGAGCGGATGATCCGCCGCGGCGTCTACAAGGGGCCGCTGGCGCTGAACTGGGTCGCGATCAGCGGCGGCATGGACCAGGCGAACATCTATAACCTCGCCCATTTCCTGCGCGCGCTGCCCGACGGCGCGGTGCTGACGGTCGAAAGCTCGGTGCTGAACGTGCTGCCCATCAACATGATCGGCATCGCGCTGGGCCTGCACGTGCGCTGCGGTATCGAGGACGTGCTGTGGAACCAGACGCGCACCGGCAAGGCAAGCTCGGTCGAGCAGATCAAGCAGCTCGTGCGGATCTCGGGCGAATTCGGCCGCCCGATCGCGACCGCCCAGCAGGCGCGCGAAATCTTGCAGATCGGGGTCTTCTACGATACCGCGGACGAGACGCTGCACGCCAATGGCTTCGCGCCCAATCGCAACGGCGGCAACCAGGGTTTCCTCCGCAAGCCGGTCTGA
- a CDS encoding acyl-CoA dehydrogenase → MAAMSRFDWDDAFRLEEELSEEERQIRDAARAFAQDRLQPRIIEAFEKEQTDPEIFAEMGRQGLLGATISEEFGGAGASYVSYGLIAREIERVDSGYRSMMSVQSSLVIYPIHAYGSEEQKRRYLPGLTAGTLIGCFGLTEPDAGSDPGGMRTTAVKVAGGYRLNGNKTWISNAPIADVFVVWAKSEAHGGRVRGFILEKGMKGLSAPKIENKLSLRASITGMINLDDVVVPEDALLPHVEGLKGPFGCLNRARYGISWGALGAAEYCYAAARQYGLDRHQFGRPLAATQLFQKKLADMATEITLGLQASLRVGRLMDTDNFAPEMISIVKRNNVGKALDIARVARDMHGGNGISGEFQVIRHMLNLETVNTYEGTHDVHALIIGRAITGLAAF, encoded by the coding sequence GTGGCGGCGATGAGCAGATTTGATTGGGACGATGCGTTCCGGCTTGAAGAGGAACTCAGCGAGGAGGAACGGCAGATTCGCGACGCCGCGCGCGCCTTTGCGCAGGATCGCCTGCAACCGCGCATCATCGAGGCGTTCGAAAAGGAGCAGACCGACCCCGAAATCTTCGCCGAGATGGGCCGGCAAGGCTTGCTCGGCGCCACCATATCCGAAGAATTTGGCGGCGCGGGCGCCTCCTATGTTTCCTATGGGCTGATCGCGCGCGAGATCGAGCGGGTCGATTCGGGTTACCGCTCGATGATGAGCGTCCAGTCGAGCCTCGTCATCTACCCGATCCATGCTTATGGTTCGGAAGAGCAGAAGCGCCGCTATCTGCCCGGGCTGACCGCAGGCACGCTGATCGGCTGTTTCGGCCTCACCGAGCCCGACGCGGGGTCCGACCCCGGCGGGATGCGGACCACCGCGGTGAAAGTCGCGGGCGGTTACCGGCTGAACGGCAACAAGACCTGGATCTCCAACGCCCCGATCGCCGACGTGTTCGTGGTCTGGGCGAAGTCCGAAGCGCATGGCGGCAGGGTCCGCGGCTTCATCCTCGAAAAGGGCATGAAGGGGCTGTCGGCGCCGAAGATCGAAAACAAGCTCTCGCTCCGCGCCTCGATCACCGGGATGATCAACCTCGATGATGTGGTCGTTCCCGAAGACGCGCTGCTTCCCCATGTCGAGGGGCTCAAGGGGCCGTTCGGATGCCTCAACCGCGCGCGCTACGGCATTTCGTGGGGCGCGCTCGGCGCCGCCGAATATTGCTACGCCGCGGCGCGGCAATATGGGCTCGATCGCCACCAATTCGGCCGCCCGCTCGCCGCGACGCAATTGTTCCAGAAAAAGCTCGCCGACATGGCGACCGAGATCACCCTCGGGCTTCAGGCCTCGCTGCGCGTCGGGCGTCTGATGGACACCGACAATTTCGCGCCCGAGATGATCTCGATCGTCAAGCGCAACAATGTCGGCAAGGCGCTCGACATCGCGCGGGTGGCGCGCGACATGCACGGCGGCAACGGCATTTCGGGCGAGTTTCAGGTCATCCGGCATATGCTGAATCTGGAAACGGTGAACACTTATGAAGGGACGCACGACGTCCATGCGCTGATCATCGGCCGCGCGATCACCGGGCTGGCCGCCTTCTGA
- a CDS encoding CaiB/BaiF CoA transferase family protein: protein MPTLPPLHGLRVVELARILAGPWAGQVLADLGASVVKVEGPAGDDTRKWGPPFIERGDGSADAAYFHAANRGKQSVVIDFSTGEGQAAVRDLVRDADVVIENFKLGGLARYGLDYASLAAINPRLVYCSITGFGQDGPYAPRPGYDFIVQGMSGIMDLTGDPAGSPQKIGVAYADIMTGLYSVIAIQAALAERERSGVGQHIDMALLDVMVGTLANQAMNFLASGTAPRRLGNAHPNIAPYEAYPTADSWIILAVGNDEQYRRCCRILAIDPGAAFATNAQRVKGREALSRRISEATRRWNRDALLAALAAEGVPAGPINSVAEAFDDVQVRHRGLRIDVDDGCGGKVPGVRLPIRFSRSPLAAAMSSPPLGRM, encoded by the coding sequence ATGCCCACCCTGCCCCCGCTCCATGGCCTGCGCGTCGTCGAACTCGCGCGGATTCTTGCCGGTCCGTGGGCGGGGCAGGTGCTCGCCGACCTCGGCGCCAGCGTCGTCAAGGTCGAGGGGCCGGCGGGGGACGATACGCGCAAATGGGGGCCGCCCTTTATCGAACGCGGCGACGGGTCGGCGGACGCGGCCTATTTCCATGCCGCCAATCGCGGCAAGCAATCGGTCGTCATCGATTTCTCGACCGGAGAGGGACAGGCGGCGGTGCGCGACCTTGTTCGCGACGCCGATGTTGTCATCGAGAATTTCAAGCTCGGCGGGCTCGCCCGCTACGGGCTCGATTATGCCTCGCTCGCCGCGATCAACCCACGGCTCGTCTATTGCTCGATCACCGGCTTTGGGCAGGATGGCCCCTATGCGCCGCGCCCCGGTTACGACTTCATCGTCCAGGGGATGAGCGGCATCATGGACCTGACCGGCGACCCTGCCGGATCGCCGCAAAAGATCGGCGTCGCCTATGCCGATATCATGACCGGCCTTTATTCGGTGATCGCGATCCAGGCCGCGCTGGCCGAGCGCGAACGCAGCGGCGTCGGCCAGCATATCGACATGGCGCTGCTCGACGTGATGGTCGGGACGCTGGCCAATCAGGCGATGAATTTCCTCGCGTCGGGAACCGCCCCGCGCCGGCTGGGCAACGCCCATCCGAACATCGCCCCCTATGAAGCCTATCCGACCGCCGACAGCTGGATCATCCTCGCCGTGGGCAATGACGAACAATATCGGCGCTGCTGCCGCATCCTCGCGATCGACCCCGGCGCGGCCTTTGCGACCAACGCCCAGCGCGTGAAGGGCCGCGAGGCGCTGAGCCGCCGTATCAGCGAAGCCACGCGCCGCTGGAATCGCGACGCCCTGCTCGCCGCGCTCGCCGCCGAGGGGGTTCCCGCGGGCCCGATCAACAGCGTTGCCGAAGCCTTTGACGACGTGCAGGTCCGGCATCGCGGCCTGCGGATCGACGTCGATGACGGATGCGGGGGAAAGGTGCCGGGCGTTCGCCTGCCGATCCGCTTCTCCCGCTCACCGCTCGCTGCCGCGATGTCCTCCCCGCCGCTCGGCCGGATGTGA
- a CDS encoding AraC family transcriptional regulator, with translation MTELVRAAVLTGYVLTMESLGANPLPLLREVGLSETLLANPEQTISRRAATQLIERAVEVTGCTTFGLRMAESRGLANLGATSLLIAHAANLRDALAALNRYRDRINSKLVIQMIDIGDGVLIRQDFAAGETEKSRQSYDLALGVLMRLCTEVLGESWRPKLVCFTHEPPPTAELPLYRRLFRCSAEFDSEFNGLVLDPADIDRPSRRADTALADHARKLIESAVSPQRQSLIQQVEQSILLLMPSGHATIQTCCSLLGMSVRTLQRTLDAEGTSFSEMVHLARTQLSGQYLANPHNRITDVAEMLGYGSISAFSRWHVQTFGVTPKERRKAH, from the coding sequence GGTGCGCGCGGCGGTCCTGACCGGCTATGTCCTGACCATGGAGTCGCTGGGGGCCAACCCCCTGCCCCTGCTCCGCGAAGTCGGCCTGTCGGAGACATTGCTGGCGAACCCCGAACAGACGATTTCGCGCCGCGCGGCGACGCAGTTGATAGAGCGCGCGGTCGAAGTCACCGGCTGCACGACCTTTGGTTTGCGCATGGCCGAAAGCCGGGGGCTGGCCAATCTGGGCGCCACCAGCCTGCTGATTGCCCATGCGGCCAATTTGCGCGACGCGCTGGCGGCGCTGAACCGCTATCGCGACCGGATCAATTCCAAGCTGGTGATCCAGATGATCGACATCGGCGACGGTGTCCTTATCCGTCAGGATTTCGCGGCGGGCGAAACGGAAAAATCGCGCCAGTCCTATGATCTGGCGCTTGGTGTGCTGATGCGGCTGTGTACCGAAGTGCTGGGGGAGAGCTGGCGTCCGAAGCTGGTCTGTTTCACGCACGAACCGCCGCCGACCGCCGAGCTGCCCCTCTATCGCCGCCTGTTCCGTTGCAGCGCCGAATTCGATTCGGAGTTCAATGGCCTGGTGCTCGATCCCGCCGACATCGACCGCCCCAGCCGCCGCGCCGACACCGCGCTGGCCGACCATGCGCGCAAGCTGATCGAGTCGGCGGTGAGCCCGCAGCGGCAGAGCCTGATCCAGCAGGTCGAACAGTCGATCCTGCTGTTGATGCCTTCGGGTCACGCCACGATCCAGACCTGCTGTTCGCTGCTGGGGATGAGCGTGCGCACGCTGCAACGCACGCTCGACGCCGAAGGAACGAGCTTCAGCGAAATGGTCCATCTGGCGCGGACGCAACTGTCCGGCCAATATCTCGCCAATCCCCACAACCGGATCACCGATGTCGCCGAAATGCTCGGCTATGGGTCGATCAGCGCGTTCAGCCGCTGGCATGTCCAGACGTTCGGCGTGACGCCCAAGGAACGGCGCAAGGCGCACTGA
- a CDS encoding YeiH family protein: protein MATIPLRAAAMRGSLTAAVERTLPGLALCLGVTGAAFALARVEQRVFGSIWIEALVLAILIGTAIRTAWTPPARWLSGIDFSAKYLLEIAVVLLGASVSAATILAAGPALLIGIAGVVFVAIGTSFTIGRLLGLPKRMAMLVACGNSICGNSAIAAVAPVIDADSDDVAAAIAFTAVLGVGVVLGLPLLGLGLGLSGLQYGAFAGLTVYAVPQVIAAAAPMGTTAIQMGTLVKLVRVLMLGPVCVILSILAPRLGEDGAESAASACSKRPPIHHLVPWFILGFLAMVAARSFGLIPPTALAPVASAATLLTVVSMAALGLGVDVRTVAKAGGRVTAAVVLSLLLLGAISLTLIMMLPLG, encoded by the coding sequence ATGGCGACCATTCCCCTTCGCGCGGCCGCCATGCGCGGTTCCCTTACGGCTGCGGTCGAGCGGACCTTGCCCGGGCTGGCGCTGTGCCTTGGCGTGACCGGCGCCGCCTTCGCACTGGCGCGCGTCGAGCAAAGAGTGTTCGGCAGCATCTGGATCGAGGCGCTGGTGCTGGCGATCCTGATCGGCACCGCGATCCGCACCGCCTGGACGCCGCCCGCCCGCTGGCTTTCGGGGATCGATTTCAGCGCCAAATATCTGCTCGAAATCGCCGTCGTCCTGCTCGGCGCATCGGTCAGCGCGGCGACGATCCTCGCCGCGGGTCCGGCGCTGCTGATCGGCATTGCCGGGGTCGTCTTCGTCGCGATCGGCACGAGCTTCACGATCGGGCGGCTGCTCGGCCTGCCCAAGCGGATGGCGATGCTGGTCGCGTGCGGCAATTCGATCTGCGGCAATTCGGCGATCGCGGCGGTCGCCCCGGTGATCGACGCCGATAGCGACGATGTCGCCGCCGCGATCGCCTTCACCGCCGTGCTCGGCGTCGGGGTCGTGCTGGGGTTGCCGCTGCTCGGCCTGGGGCTGGGTCTGAGCGGCCTTCAATATGGCGCGTTTGCCGGGCTCACCGTCTATGCGGTGCCGCAGGTCATCGCCGCCGCCGCGCCGATGGGTACGACCGCGATCCAGATGGGCACGCTGGTCAAGCTGGTGCGCGTGCTGATGCTCGGCCCGGTCTGCGTGATCCTTTCGATCCTCGCGCCGCGTCTGGGCGAGGATGGCGCAGAATCGGCGGCGTCCGCTTGCTCCAAGCGTCCGCCGATCCATCATCTCGTGCCGTGGTTCATCCTTGGATTCCTCGCGATGGTCGCCGCGCGTTCGTTCGGGCTGATCCCGCCCACGGCGCTGGCGCCGGTGGCCAGCGCCGCGACGCTGCTGACGGTGGTGTCGATGGCGGCGCTCGGCCTGGGCGTCGATGTCCGCACCGTCGCCAAGGCCGGCGGCCGGGTGACCGCCGCGGTGGTCCTGTCGCTGTTGCTGCTCGGCGCGATCAGCCTGACGCTGATCATGATGCTGCCGCTGGGATGA
- a CDS encoding LysR family transcriptional regulator codes for MTLEQLRIFVGVAEREHMTRAAEALNITQSAVSAAIKTLEERHEVPLFHRIGRRIELTDAGRAFLVEARAVLGRAASAERTLAEFGGLERGTLTLVASQTIAGYWLPPFLARFRRRYPGIKVTLSIGNSEQAADQVREGSAELGFVEGLIDDPALARWTVGHDDLALVGAEARRGAVDGDWLRSVPWVLREEGSGTRSTFAAALAPLGLTLADLDVVLTLPSNEAVRSAVDAGAGHTVLSTLVVEPLVRAGRLHRIAFALEPRPFYGLRHKERYRGKAGDALLDLIGQSTSAGD; via the coding sequence ATGACGCTGGAACAACTTCGTATCTTCGTCGGCGTCGCCGAACGCGAGCATATGACGCGCGCGGCGGAGGCGCTCAACATCACCCAATCGGCGGTCAGCGCGGCGATCAAGACGCTCGAGGAGCGGCATGAAGTCCCGCTGTTCCACCGCATCGGGCGGCGGATCGAGCTGACCGATGCGGGGCGCGCTTTCCTGGTCGAGGCGCGCGCCGTGCTCGGCCGCGCCGCCAGCGCCGAACGCACGCTGGCCGAGTTCGGCGGGCTGGAGCGCGGGACGCTGACGCTCGTCGCCAGCCAGACGATCGCGGGCTATTGGCTGCCGCCCTTCCTCGCGCGGTTTCGTCGCCGCTATCCCGGCATCAAGGTCACGCTGTCGATCGGCAACAGCGAGCAAGCGGCGGATCAGGTGCGCGAGGGCAGCGCCGAACTCGGCTTCGTCGAGGGGCTGATCGACGACCCCGCGCTCGCCCGCTGGACCGTCGGCCACGACGATCTGGCGCTGGTCGGCGCCGAGGCCCGAAGGGGGGCGGTCGATGGCGATTGGCTGCGTTCGGTCCCCTGGGTGCTGCGCGAGGAAGGATCGGGAACCCGTTCGACCTTCGCGGCGGCGCTTGCCCCGCTTGGGCTGACTCTCGCCGACCTCGACGTCGTCCTGACCCTGCCGTCCAACGAAGCGGTGCGCTCGGCGGTGGATGCCGGAGCGGGTCATACCGTCCTCTCGACGCTGGTCGTCGAACCCTTGGTGCGCGCGGGAAGGCTCCACCGCATCGCGTTCGCGCTCGAGCCGCGCCCCTTTTACGGCCTGCGCCACAAGGAACGTTATCGCGGCAAGGCAGGCGATGCCCTGCTCGACCTGATCGGGCAATCAACAAGCGCAGGCGATTGA
- a CDS encoding LysR family transcriptional regulator yields MIDAEQLSCFIAVAETRSFVQAADRLGVVQSVVSKRLRRLEDELGAALVDRSNRRAIALTRVGALFLEEAREALARLEGAARVGKGLARGEAGPLRIGYVFSAAMTGLVTRIARRLAAARPGVEVRLVLMETPDQLAALADGRLDIALTRPRPSYPAGTEAHRIHREGVILALGSGERFARRGSVTVADLAARTFIVPQFQESVGLIEHVRALAKKGDFLPVRTIETPDYISAASLAAAGLGLILAPASLQKLGLDGLAFVPIADFEADFELMLVRRAGVAPGLADILLDEFAQ; encoded by the coding sequence ATGATCGATGCCGAGCAACTGTCCTGTTTCATCGCGGTCGCCGAGACGCGCAGCTTCGTGCAGGCCGCCGACCGGCTGGGCGTGGTCCAGTCGGTCGTCAGCAAGCGGCTGCGCCGGCTGGAGGATGAACTCGGCGCCGCGCTGGTCGACCGGTCGAACCGGCGCGCGATCGCACTGACCCGCGTCGGCGCGCTTTTCCTCGAAGAGGCGCGCGAAGCGCTGGCGCGGCTGGAGGGCGCGGCGCGGGTGGGGAAGGGCCTCGCGCGCGGCGAGGCGGGGCCGCTGCGCATCGGCTATGTTTTTTCGGCGGCGATGACGGGGCTCGTCACGCGGATCGCGCGCCGCCTCGCCGCAGCGCGTCCGGGGGTCGAGGTGCGGCTCGTCCTGATGGAAACCCCCGACCAGCTCGCCGCCTTGGCCGATGGACGGCTGGACATCGCGCTGACCCGCCCGCGCCCAAGCTACCCGGCGGGGACTGAAGCGCATCGGATCCACAGGGAAGGCGTCATCCTGGCGCTCGGATCGGGCGAGCGCTTCGCCCGCCGGGGCAGCGTCACCGTGGCCGATCTGGCCGCCCGGACCTTCATCGTCCCGCAGTTTCAGGAAAGCGTCGGGCTCATCGAACATGTGCGCGCGCTGGCGAAAAAGGGCGACTTTCTTCCGGTCCGCACGATCGAGACTCCCGATTATATCAGCGCGGCCAGCCTCGCCGCCGCCGGGCTCGGGCTGATACTGGCGCCGGCGTCGCTGCAAAAGCTTGGGCTCGACGGCCTCGCCTTTGTGCCGATCGCCGACTTCGAAGCCGATTTCGAACTGATGCTCGTCCGCCGCGCCGGGGTCGCGCCGGGGCTTGCCGACATCCTCCTCGATGAATTCGCGCAATAG